One stretch of Pararhizobium qamdonense DNA includes these proteins:
- a CDS encoding DUF3800 domain-containing protein, with the protein MSIFLPSPNPTAVEPAADDKPRKQILYFCDESSQDGDTFMAVAGIAVAKEAIPVIVSQMTEIREKFGKQGEVKWKNAKSRSGVVHEAYIRLLFALVDEGRLHFHIRFSRMDEYDHKLSGPRRKIDTVSKAFFMLLLHRPVAFYGAEADLHIHPDDGDCTSELVNQIGALNFVGRRKCGVRDIVKLVQPRSSEREPMLQLLDCTLGALAAYRNGRHEKDGISDTKKNLAKLTFDMTGWPDLTGNCWRDKKKLNRWNSVPRFRKS; encoded by the coding sequence ATGTCCATTTTCCTGCCCTCGCCAAATCCCACGGCCGTTGAGCCCGCCGCAGACGACAAGCCGCGAAAACAAATCCTGTATTTCTGTGACGAGAGCAGCCAGGACGGTGACACGTTCATGGCCGTGGCAGGCATTGCCGTGGCGAAAGAGGCAATCCCCGTGATCGTGAGCCAGATGACGGAAATCCGAGAGAAATTTGGGAAACAGGGCGAAGTCAAATGGAAGAACGCGAAGAGCCGCTCAGGTGTCGTCCATGAGGCCTATATCAGGCTTCTGTTCGCATTAGTAGATGAAGGTCGGCTCCATTTCCATATTCGCTTCAGTCGAATGGATGAATACGACCATAAGCTCTCGGGGCCTAGGCGTAAGATCGACACCGTAAGCAAAGCGTTCTTCATGCTTCTGCTTCACCGCCCGGTCGCGTTTTACGGTGCCGAGGCTGACCTTCACATCCACCCTGATGATGGTGACTGCACGAGCGAGCTAGTAAACCAGATTGGCGCTTTGAATTTCGTCGGGAGGAGGAAGTGTGGGGTTCGGGATATCGTGAAGCTGGTACAACCAAGGTCTTCAGAGCGTGAGCCCATGTTGCAGCTGCTCGACTGTACCCTCGGAGCGTTGGCTGCTTATCGAAATGGTCGGCATGAAAAGGACGGCATTAGCGACACCAAAAAGAACCTGGCGAAGCTGACGTTCGACATGACCGGATGGCCTGACCTCACCGGGAACTGCTGGCGAGATAAGAAAAAGCTCAACCGATGGAATTCCGTGCCAAGGTTCAGAAAGAGCTGA
- a CDS encoding nucleotidyl transferase AbiEii/AbiGii toxin family protein, translating into MSNIDTRILEEGKKFKQRIEAACCAFNSETNARVRTMDAGRALDRATGEEVLRHILAEIKSEPLVKGGYAYHQGIRETADIDLLYMRAIEDWEFERAFTVMAPRLAEKGIALTGFDRKAQVINTNGQLVHRYNFSVQVGPSTVKNHVDVTWGGPKKFPRHKQTKRHGSTFYAKQEPTFAHYQSFESQAADKLLSALTPTIGRWKDYSDLSLLAGMSLDHNIVAAELLAKFLAAGHSYDDIMAFLIEQPETLSYDFTMDKAGSLEKVLSKYGPTSDKLDAMQVFIDVRDFYQKIRYIIGAARIRKLEGKNPTIDEVKKAFRQAQADKDEGKKVVTLSDYRLRTGADLPSQLKR; encoded by the coding sequence ATGTCGAACATCGATACCCGCATCCTCGAAGAAGGAAAGAAATTCAAACAGCGTATCGAAGCCGCCTGCTGTGCGTTCAATTCGGAGACGAATGCACGTGTCCGGACAATGGACGCAGGCCGAGCCCTCGACCGCGCCACCGGCGAAGAGGTCCTTCGCCACATCCTTGCGGAAATCAAATCCGAGCCGCTCGTTAAAGGGGGCTACGCGTACCACCAAGGCATCAGGGAGACCGCCGATATCGATCTCCTATATATGCGTGCCATTGAGGACTGGGAGTTCGAGAGAGCCTTCACCGTCATGGCACCACGCCTTGCCGAAAAGGGAATTGCCCTGACCGGCTTTGACCGGAAGGCCCAGGTGATCAACACGAATGGTCAGCTCGTCCATCGCTACAATTTCTCGGTGCAGGTTGGTCCGAGCACGGTCAAAAACCATGTCGATGTGACATGGGGCGGCCCTAAGAAGTTTCCTAGGCACAAGCAGACCAAGCGTCACGGCTCAACCTTCTACGCGAAGCAAGAGCCGACATTCGCACACTACCAGTCGTTCGAGTCCCAGGCTGCTGACAAGCTTCTGTCTGCTCTGACCCCGACAATCGGTCGCTGGAAGGATTACTCCGACCTGTCACTGCTGGCAGGCATGTCCTTAGACCACAACATCGTTGCAGCCGAACTGCTGGCCAAGTTTCTGGCGGCAGGCCACAGCTACGACGACATCATGGCCTTCTTGATCGAACAGCCTGAGACTCTCAGCTATGATTTCACGATGGACAAAGCTGGTAGCCTGGAAAAAGTTCTGTCAAAGTACGGCCCAACCTCCGACAAACTCGACGCAATGCAGGTGTTCATCGACGTTCGGGACTTCTATCAGAAAATCCGTTACATCATCGGTGCCGCCCGTATCCGCAAGCTCGAAGGCAAGAACCCCACGATTGATGAGGTCAAAAAGGCCTTCAGGCAGGCGCAGGCCGATAAAGATGAAGGCAAGAAGGTCGTGACCTTGTCTGATTATCGGCTGCGGACTGGTGCTGATCTGCCTTCACAGCTCAAACGATAA